GCGCTGGGTGGCTGTGGTGGGGCCTTTACTGGGAGGCCTGTGACGTGGGGTTCTCCGATTTGCTCTCTTGGCTGGATGGAGGCTTGCTGTTCCAGGGGCTGTTGGCGCCCAGGGCAGGGGAGTTGTTAAAGCTGTCCTCGTCGTCAATGCCGTTGGCTGCGTCAAACTGGGTGTTCTCCAGCCGGGTGATGAGCCTCTCGTCCTCGTCCCCGAACTCCCCGCCCATCAGGGTGGgctcccccaccaccatcacatCCTGAGAGTGGCGGAGGTCCCCAAACATAATCGGGGCAGGGGCTCGCCCAGCCCAGGGCAGCAGATTCCCCCAGAGCCCCAGTACCCACCCAGGAAACTCAACCCCCAGCCACCCGCTCATATCCCAGTTTACAACCCCATCTCCTCTGACACCCTCAGCCCCTGGAATACTTCCAATACTTCCCACTGAAAGACTGCAAAGCATCACAGCCTTTAACCCACATCCACTGGATTCTGGGAGAAGTCGATCTACTCCACCGGCTCCCTAATCCATCTCTCCAAAATTTTAGGGGGCTCCTAAACTTCTGTCCACATGTAAGAGAGGGAGCAAATCAAAAACACCAGTGGGGGGACTGTGTGcacgtgcacgtgtgtgtatTCTAGGTTCACACGTTTAAGTCTGTGCGTCCTTCTGTCAGCATGTGTCTCTCTGGTGGTCTGTGTGCCCCTAAGCTGTTTATCCTTTATGTCCGGACGTCCCCATGGCTGTGTCCGTCCCTTTGTGTCCTATGTTGCTATGTCTGAGTCTATGTGATCACAGCCATGCATATGACTGACGAGGACTCTCAGACAGGAGTTAGTCCCCATTGGGAAAAACTGTCTTGTCTTTGCTTCTACGTGTGCTAGTGAGCTCAGAGTGGGACAGGGTCAAGAGTCAGGGGTCAGCAGTGGGGCAGcccagaagagagaagaaagccgaGATGCTTACAGGTACCTGGCTGGAGAGGGCGAAGGTGCTGGCTGGGCTTTTCttcttgctgttgctgttgttggtgTTGCCGCCCCCTGAGCTCATGGTGCTGCCCCCGGACATCTTCCGTTTCCGCCGTTTGCTGGGCTGCTGCCGTGCAGGCTCCGCTGTGCCAGGGAAAGGAGACTCAGGTAGGGTAGGGCCCGGGGCTCCCTGTTCCCCAATCTGGCTCCTAAGGAGCCTGAGCCTACCCTGATCCCAATCTTGCAGACCCAGGAGCAAGGAAAGGGCTTCGTGAGGAGTTAAGAGCAGCCTTGGGGAGCAGCACCACATCCTGGAGAGAGCCGGTGCAGGTGCAAGCACTCACCGGGGGGCGCTACCATGCGCTGCCACTTCTGGAAGAGGCAGGTCTTGAGGCAGTCACGGGGGCTGAGGCTGTAGGTCTTGTGGCGGGACATAAGCTCCTGCATGGGCTCGAGTATCACACAGAGCTGGGGGGAGACCAGTTGGTGGCTTGTCAGGGGACAGGCGTGGAGTGGAGACCAAATAGGGTGGGGTAGAAACCAGGTGATCAGAGACTCACTCGGAGGTAGTTGAGAGTGGAATTGGACAGCCCACACCGGGTGATGTTTTTGGAGAGCTGATCTAACATCTGGGGGTCCTGGGCCTGGGAAAACAAAGGTAAGAACACTAGCACCTGCTTACCTGCCCAGTCACCTGAGCCTCGTGACACCCGGGACAGAGGAGGAGCTACTATATAAAAATTCACTTCTCAGATGGATAAATTTCAACCTTGTCTAGGGCCACGGCGGGAAACACAGCAGACCGGGTTCCACCCTTTCTGCTGCCCACCCGTCCCCTGGTGTCTTAGGTCCTGCCTATAACTCACATGCATGGCAAGGATGCTTCGGGGGATGAGCTCTCGGTGCTGCCGGATGCTGAAGTGCCACGTCTTTATCCGCATCATGTCGTCAAACATGAACTCCAGGTACAACCGGCCCTCCACACATACCTGGAAACAAGCTTGTCACAAGtctgcccacctccccacacACCCAAAAGTATACTGTTCCCATTTCCTCATGACTCTCCCATTGCACACACTCCTGCCACCTGAACATAAATTTGGGTGTGCACAACTGACACAGACCATCTCCTCACACACCCGCCAATGCagtccatacacacacacacgcacagcagAAACACTTAATAGATCCTTGTCCTCTCCTCATGTAGCCAGTCTACTATATGTCTACTTATATGTCTACTATAAGCTACATGAGGACAGGCTTGTGTTCACTTGTGTCCCCCTGTGACCCAAAACTGTCACCTACAAACTCAATACATGTCTGCTGaaaactgcagcatgcctgcTTGCCCTGCGTTATCTTGCCACTTCCCTGGGGAACAGCCAAGTACATTCTGGGAAGCCAGTAGAGGAATCAAACTTAGGTCCTTCAGTGTTTCACATCTAACTGGGAGCTGACCTGGGTGAACATGGGTTTGCCGTGTTGGGTCACCATGCTGCCCTGGTCGCAGTCAAGGGAAACGAAGTTGCTGTGGAATGCCTCCTTGGGATGCTTAAGCACATAGTAGAGCTCTGTAGCACCCCCCTCAAAGATGCTGCGGAAGTAGCGTGGGATCAGGGTCCGGCCAATGGCTGCAGAGATGGGACAAACTCTTCAGAACAGAAGGCTCTCAGAGGTAGTCAGGCAGATGACATCCCTGTCAGGACAGATCCCCTGGGACAAACACCCAGCCCCACATCTTTGGATACAGGAGGTGTATACTTTCATAGCAGAACTGGCAGGACCCCCAGAGGCCACTCACTGTATCTCTTTGGTCCATCCTCCAGGCAGAAAGTGATGGTTAACATGGCATCATCCTCAAAGAACTCAGTTGTGAAAGCATCCCACCAGAGATTGTCACACTCCTAAGGAGCATAGGGAGGGGTGCGTGTATCAGTAGACATGGCACAGGGATGCCCAGATGGCCTTCTCCCTCCCAGCTCCTTTCCCCTGGCTATACCTCTGTCCAGTTTTGAAGCCGTTTGTTAAGCTCGAATATTCTGTAGTCAGTTTGGTTGCCATATGGTGTGTGCCTCCTGGGGGAAGTGAAGAAGGGAGGTTAGTAGGAGCAGACCCTCCCGCCCCCGCCCTCTGCCTTCACCTCTGTAATGGAGAGAACCAACCTCCCCACTGGACTCAACTTACCCGATCCCAGGCTCCAAGTATGTAGGCGGGTACATGGGAGTTGGGCTGTGAAAGGAAAAAGGCTATGAGAATGGGTAGAAGACAGGAATTATTTGGGGGTGTCACTCCATCCCCTTTTCAGGCAGGATGCCATATGGGGAAGGGACAGGAAGTAGAAAAGAAACTCACCCCACATCCCGATCTAGCATGGTGCCGGGATGGAAGGGGGGGAAGGCGTTGCCGTTCGGGGGCTCCTTCGGTGAGTACAGCTTGAATGACTTTGAGGAACAACCTAGAAGGGAAACAAAGATGGGGTCCCTCTTGGGAGTGCTCCTGGAAGGCTGTTAAGACTGTATGCACAGAACTGGTCTTCTGCAGCACCCGAGTACACTGTGAAAGGGAGATTACCTCAGGGAGCACCTATCCCACCTTCTAAATCTGGCTCCAATTTTGTTTTACAAACTAGAAGTTCTCAGTCCTAATACTCAAGAGCCCATTTCTTCATGTGGCTGAGCCCTGGATGACAGAAttgaaaatgggaagaaatgtcaataaccatAGGATAAATATACAAACATCAGAATCTAAAATTTTGATAAACTCCCTTTTCATCTACATTATTTTGTGTAATCATTACCACAACCTTGTGCGGCAGCAGAAGTGACTctaacattcccattttacaaatgaggctaATAAAAGCTCAAAGGGACTTGCAGAGTTGGTAACAAGTTGGTAACTGGCAGAACCAGGACTTGAGCCTATTCTTCTGAGTCCCATATCCTATGGTAGTTCTACCCCACTATGGGACTCTGGAGACCAAGCTGGGAGAGGGTGAAGGGGGATTTTGCCAACTCTCTGCTCCTGCTCCACCCCCAGGGTCTCAGGAGGGCAGGGGATAAAACGATAAGGCGGGGGGGCCTGTTGGGTGCCGCCCACTAGATAACCAGTTGGGCCTTCTGCCTCTCCCACCAACGGCCACTCCCTTAtcagcccagcccctcccccacacctaCCATGGTCCAGTATTGTCTACAAACCAGAAACCTAAAGCCTCAACCCCTTTTCTTTCCTTAGACTTGCAGTGGAGGTAGATGGGCCTCCAATGGATCCCACTCTCcttacaaacagaaaataagaagcCGCTGGGAAGGAGACTAGGTTTCAGGGGCTCAGTTTGGAGGCAAGTGGTAACTAGACAGGGTCTCTGCTGGTGTGTAGCTATGCCTGTGCACAGGTGTCCCCTCTCCACCTCACCCGGCAGCACAGAGTTTTCTGCTCTACTGTTACCTGACTGGAAGAAGTGTTATATTCATAGTTGGGTGCCAGCCAGGGCCCCCTGAAATGCcattttccccctccccaccagacaggaggagaaagtgaaGCGAAGTCCTAGCCACTGCTGCTTCCTCATGTCCCACAAACTCGATTGCATTTGGAAGGGTAGCTGAATTGGCTGTATCTGAACCCCCTCTCTAATTCTGATACAAAATCTATTCTGTTTCTTGGTGGGGGGAGAGACAAAGGAAGACCCTGTGCCAACATGTGCGTTAATTCTCTCCCCTCGGTCCCCTCCTCACAATATGGGCCAAAGGAGGGTCCCAGAGGGGCCTATCCTACATGGTCCCTGAAGGTGCCAAAACTCAGAGCCTGTGTGTACCTGCACACGCGTGTGTCTCATCCTGCCTAGCAGGCTTCCACCCTCAGCTCGCCCCAACATGCCTACCAAGGGCTGGAACCCAGCAGCCCCAGGCAGGATCAGGGTGCCTGCAACAGGCCCTCGCCCCACACATGAGCTCTCAGATGTCACATTCACAGGCTCCCAGCACAACACACAGCCTTCACAA
This genomic interval from Bubalus bubalis isolate 160015118507 breed Murrah chromosome 23, NDDB_SH_1, whole genome shotgun sequence contains the following:
- the LDB1 gene encoding LIM domain-binding protein 1 isoform X2 translates to MSVGCACPGCSSKSFKLYSPKEPPNGNAFPPFHPGTMLDRDVGPTPMYPPTYLEPGIGRHTPYGNQTDYRIFELNKRLQNWTEECDNLWWDAFTTEFFEDDAMLTITFCLEDGPKRYTIGRTLIPRYFRSIFEGGATELYYVLKHPKEAFHSNFVSLDCDQGSMVTQHGKPMFTQVCVEGRLYLEFMFDDMMRIKTWHFSIRQHRELIPRSILAMHAQDPQMLDQLSKNITRCGLSNSTLNYLRLCVILEPMQELMSRHKTYSLSPRDCLKTCLFQKWQRMVAPPAEPARQQPSKRRKRKMSGGSTMSSGGGNTNNSNSKKKSPASTFALSSQDVMVVGEPTLMGGEFGDEDERLITRLENTQFDAANGIDDEDSFNNSPALGANSPWNSKPPSSQESKSENPTSQASQ
- the LDB1 gene encoding LIM domain-binding protein 1 isoform X1 yields the protein MSVGCACPGCSSKSFKLYSPKEPPNGNAFPPFHPGTMLDRDVGPTPMYPPTYLEPGIGRHTPYGNQTDYRIFELNKRLQNWTEECDNLWWDAFTTEFFEDDAMLTITFCLEDGPKRYTIGRTLIPRYFRSIFEGGATELYYVLKHPKEAFHSNFVSLDCDQGSMVTQHGKPMFTQVCVEGRLYLEFMFDDMMRIKTWHFSIRQHRELIPRSILAMHAQDPQMLDQLSKNITRCGLSNSTLNYLRLCVILEPMQELMSRHKTYSLSPRDCLKTCLFQKWQRMVAPPAEPARQQPSKRRKRKMSGGSTMSSGGGNTNNSNSKKKSPASTFALSSQVPDVMVVGEPTLMGGEFGDEDERLITRLENTQFDAANGIDDEDSFNNSPALGANSPWNSKPPSSQESKSENPTSQASQ
- the LDB1 gene encoding LIM domain-binding protein 1 isoform X3, translating into MFGCSSKSFKLYSPKEPPNGNAFPPFHPGTMLDRDVGPTPMYPPTYLEPGIGRHTPYGNQTDYRIFELNKRLQNWTEECDNLWWDAFTTEFFEDDAMLTITFCLEDGPKRYTIGRTLIPRYFRSIFEGGATELYYVLKHPKEAFHSNFVSLDCDQGSMVTQHGKPMFTQVCVEGRLYLEFMFDDMMRIKTWHFSIRQHRELIPRSILAMHAQDPQMLDQLSKNITRCGLSNSTLNYLRLCVILEPMQELMSRHKTYSLSPRDCLKTCLFQKWQRMVAPPAEPARQQPSKRRKRKMSGGSTMSSGGGNTNNSNSKKKSPASTFALSSQVPDVMVVGEPTLMGGEFGDEDERLITRLENTQFDAANGIDDEDSFNNSPALGANSPWNSKPPSSQESKSENPTSQASQ
- the LDB1 gene encoding LIM domain-binding protein 1 isoform X4 — translated: MLDRDVGPTPMYPPTYLEPGIGRHTPYGNQTDYRIFELNKRLQNWTEECDNLWWDAFTTEFFEDDAMLTITFCLEDGPKRYTIGRTLIPRYFRSIFEGGATELYYVLKHPKEAFHSNFVSLDCDQGSMVTQHGKPMFTQVCVEGRLYLEFMFDDMMRIKTWHFSIRQHRELIPRSILAMHAQDPQMLDQLSKNITRCGLSNSTLNYLRLCVILEPMQELMSRHKTYSLSPRDCLKTCLFQKWQRMVAPPAEPARQQPSKRRKRKMSGGSTMSSGGGNTNNSNSKKKSPASTFALSSQVPDVMVVGEPTLMGGEFGDEDERLITRLENTQFDAANGIDDEDSFNNSPALGANSPWNSKPPSSQESKSENPTSQASQ